One Parageobacillus sp. KH3-4 genomic region harbors:
- a CDS encoding alpha/beta hydrolase — translation MWTWEANEGKGTVVIVHGAAEHHGRYKWLIEQWVQSGYHVVAGDLPGQGRTTRRKRGHIQSFDEYINEVADWIIEARQFHVPVFLLGHSMGGLVVIRTLQEKRLPVQGVILSSPCLGLVSYPSKGLDMLSRVLNHIAPSLLIDSGLSVELATRNKEVHESDKQDELYVTKVSVRWYRELMKAMELASRRIQQFPDIPLLLMQGGDDKIVDKTAVKEWFNRLAISEKLYKEWSQLYHEIFNEPEREDVFLYAKSFLDTQCRMYR, via the coding sequence ATGTGGACATGGGAGGCAAATGAAGGGAAAGGAACAGTTGTGATTGTCCACGGAGCGGCAGAGCATCACGGGCGTTATAAATGGTTGATCGAACAATGGGTACAAAGCGGTTATCATGTTGTCGCAGGCGATTTGCCTGGACAAGGGCGGACAACGAGAAGAAAGCGCGGACACATTCAGTCGTTCGATGAGTATATTAATGAGGTGGCCGATTGGATCATAGAAGCGAGACAATTTCATGTACCGGTGTTTCTTCTTGGACATAGCATGGGAGGGCTTGTTGTCATCCGCACGTTGCAGGAAAAAAGGCTTCCTGTGCAAGGGGTTATTCTATCTTCTCCATGTTTAGGGCTTGTGTCGTATCCGTCAAAAGGGTTGGATATGTTATCAAGAGTATTGAATCATATTGCCCCATCCCTTTTAATCGATTCGGGACTGTCTGTCGAGTTGGCGACAAGAAATAAAGAAGTGCATGAGTCGGATAAACAGGATGAACTTTATGTGACAAAAGTATCTGTCCGTTGGTATCGCGAACTAATGAAGGCGATGGAATTGGCTTCTCGCCGCATTCAGCAGTTTCCTGATATTCCATTGCTGCTTATGCAAGGCGGGGACGATAAAATTGTCGATAAGACAGCCGTAAAAGAATGGTTCAATCGTTTGGCGATATCGGAAAAATTGTATAAAGAATGGAGTCAATTATACCATGAAATTTTTAACGAACCGGAGCGAGAAGATGTTTTCTTATACGCAAAATCGTTTTTAGATACACAATGCCGAATGTATCGTTAG
- a CDS encoding tetraprenyl-beta-curcumene synthase family protein, whose amino-acid sequence MKIPTHPITLMKKVYRDVFPVVHRELAYWKQRAQNIPDAELRKQALASIETKTFHCEGGSILSLLAGEKMEECIRFIVAYQTISDYLDNLCDRSTSLDPLDFRALHESMPDALSIDASVSNYYRHRQEQDDGGYLHDLVRTCQSVLKKVTHYDKIVPFLHELAGYYCDLQVHKHVNVEERVPRLEKWFKQYKDQLPPMEWYEFSACSGSTLGIFCLVAYAFAETFHEKMAKQIRDGYFPYIQGLHILLDYFIDQEEDRLGGDLNFCFYYPNQSVLLERLCYFIEEADRHVNELPHGAFHRLIHRGLLGLYLSDEKVKKQKELRRLAKRLVRAGGIVSWFFYWNGKAYRLWQKKRSFTAK is encoded by the coding sequence TTGAAAATCCCGACGCATCCGATCACTCTTATGAAAAAAGTATATCGCGACGTTTTTCCAGTTGTGCATCGCGAATTGGCATATTGGAAACAAAGGGCACAAAATATTCCAGACGCGGAGCTTCGCAAACAAGCGTTGGCGAGCATTGAAACCAAAACGTTTCACTGTGAGGGCGGCTCCATTTTATCATTGTTAGCAGGAGAAAAAATGGAAGAGTGCATTCGTTTTATTGTCGCCTATCAAACGATCAGCGATTACCTAGATAATTTATGTGATCGAAGCACTTCATTAGACCCGCTCGATTTTCGTGCTCTGCATGAATCGATGCCTGACGCGTTATCGATTGATGCAAGCGTGTCGAATTATTACCGGCATCGCCAAGAACAAGATGACGGTGGCTATTTACATGACCTTGTACGAACATGTCAAAGCGTTTTAAAGAAAGTAACGCATTACGATAAAATTGTACCGTTTTTGCATGAATTGGCTGGATATTATTGTGATTTGCAAGTACATAAACACGTGAATGTGGAGGAGCGGGTCCCTCGCCTCGAAAAGTGGTTCAAGCAATATAAAGATCAGCTTCCGCCGATGGAATGGTACGAGTTTTCTGCTTGTTCCGGTTCTACGTTAGGCATTTTTTGTTTAGTTGCCTACGCGTTTGCCGAAACGTTTCATGAGAAAATGGCAAAGCAAATACGTGACGGTTATTTTCCGTATATTCAAGGTCTGCATATTTTGCTTGATTATTTTATTGACCAAGAGGAAGATCGTCTAGGAGGAGATTTGAATTTTTGTTTTTATTATCCAAATCAGTCCGTTTTGCTAGAACGGCTTTGCTATTTTATTGAAGAGGCGGACCGCCATGTGAATGAATTGCCGCATGGGGCATTTCACCGCCTTATTCACCGCGGGTTGCTCGGCTTATATTTATCTGATGAAAAAGTAAAGAAACAAAAAGAGTTGCGCCGTCTTGCGAAAAGGCTTGTTCGGGCTGGCGGAATCGTCTCTTGGTTTTTTTATTGGAATGGAAAAGCATATCGGTTATGGCAAAAAAAGCGCTCCTTCACCGCAAAATAA
- a CDS encoding TIGR01212 family radical SAM protein (This family includes YhcC from E. coli K-12, an uncharacterized radical SAM protein.), translated as MKQPNPFPYTNDHKRYHTWNYHLQQTFGHKVFKVALDGGFDCPNRDGTVAYGGCTFCSAAGSGDFAGNRADDLVTQFNQMKEKMHKKWKSGKYLAYFQAFTNTHAPVGVLREKYETVLNLDGVVGLSIATRPDCLPDDVVEYLAELNERTYLWVELGLQTVHERTALLINRAHDFQCFVDGVEKLRKHGIRVCAHIINGLPLEDYDMMMETAKTVASMDIQGIKIHLLHLLKGTPMVKQYEKGLVQFLSFKEYVNLVCDQLEILPPEMIVHRITGDGPIDLMIGPMWSVNKWEVLNAIDAELERRDSYQGKYYKKEVVKQ; from the coding sequence TTGAAGCAGCCCAACCCATTTCCATATACAAATGATCATAAACGTTACCATACATGGAACTACCATTTGCAGCAAACGTTTGGCCATAAAGTATTTAAAGTCGCTCTTGACGGCGGCTTTGACTGTCCAAACCGTGACGGGACGGTGGCCTATGGCGGTTGCACATTTTGCAGCGCGGCGGGATCGGGCGATTTTGCCGGCAATCGCGCAGATGACCTTGTTACCCAATTTAATCAAATGAAAGAAAAAATGCATAAAAAATGGAAAAGCGGAAAATATTTAGCTTATTTTCAGGCGTTCACGAATACACACGCTCCCGTCGGTGTATTGCGGGAAAAATACGAAACCGTCTTAAACTTGGACGGAGTTGTCGGGCTGTCCATCGCCACGCGCCCGGACTGCCTTCCAGACGACGTTGTCGAATATTTGGCAGAGCTGAACGAGCGCACGTATTTATGGGTCGAGCTCGGTTTGCAGACGGTGCACGAGCGGACGGCATTGCTAATCAACCGCGCCCACGATTTCCAATGCTTTGTCGACGGAGTCGAAAAACTTCGCAAACATGGAATCCGCGTTTGTGCGCATATTATTAACGGGCTGCCGCTCGAAGATTACGATATGATGATGGAAACAGCGAAAACAGTGGCAAGCATGGACATTCAAGGGATCAAGATCCATTTGCTTCATTTATTGAAAGGGACGCCAATGGTAAAGCAATACGAAAAAGGATTAGTCCAATTTTTGTCATTTAAAGAATACGTAAACCTTGTTTGCGATCAGCTGGAAATTTTGCCTCCGGAAATGATTGTGCACCGAATTACAGGGGATGGACCGATCGATCTAATGATCGGGCCAATGTGGAGCGTCAACAAATGGGAAGTGTTAAACGCGATTGATGCCGAACTCGAACGACGCGACAGCTATCAAGGGAAGTATTACAAAAAAGAAGTGGTGAAGCAATGA
- a CDS encoding YtzC family protein translates to MATRQSVDEFLQHCEDVIRYAKEQYTEAQKQEHYNDMEYTQAQQMLENAVNDLAHLALSCNAQQREQLHRMRLQLQQLQNEMILLNH, encoded by the coding sequence ATGGCAACGCGGCAATCGGTCGATGAATTTTTGCAACATTGCGAAGATGTTATTCGTTATGCGAAAGAGCAATATACAGAGGCGCAAAAGCAAGAACATTACAATGACATGGAATATACACAAGCGCAGCAAATGCTGGAGAATGCAGTGAATGATTTGGCGCATTTGGCGCTTAGCTGCAATGCGCAACAGCGCGAACAATTGCACCGGATGCGCCTGCAGCTGCAGCAATTGCAAAACGAAATGATTTTGCTCAATCATTAA
- a CDS encoding metalloregulator ArsR/SmtB family transcription factor encodes MQLHRLVTFFKAIGDPTRLRIIKLLSQGPLHGQAIAGKLGLTPATITHHLKKLRDVNIVYERRDGNIIYFYLQPSVVKHYTRALLDLTEQNEVKKEMKEKAAERQKIIDNFFTSDGRLKNIPAQRKKKLIVLEHMLKGLKPGKRYTEKEINEYIKKFHEDYATIRREFIMNNYMYRENGIYELNPPEMWHKIDG; translated from the coding sequence ATGCAGCTTCATCGTTTAGTGACATTTTTCAAGGCGATTGGTGATCCAACGCGTCTTCGCATTATAAAACTGCTTTCGCAAGGGCCGCTGCACGGTCAAGCAATTGCTGGGAAACTTGGATTGACCCCAGCGACGATCACCCATCATCTCAAAAAGCTCCGCGACGTAAACATCGTTTATGAACGACGCGATGGAAACATCATTTATTTTTACTTGCAGCCGTCCGTAGTAAAGCATTACACGCGTGCGCTGCTTGATTTGACTGAACAAAACGAGGTGAAAAAAGAAATGAAAGAAAAAGCCGCAGAGCGCCAAAAAATTATCGACAACTTTTTTACGAGCGATGGCCGTTTAAAAAATATTCCAGCGCAAAGAAAGAAGAAGTTGATTGTGCTTGAGCATATGCTGAAAGGGTTGAAGCCGGGAAAACGGTATACAGAAAAAGAAATCAATGAGTACATTAAAAAATTCCATGAAGATTATGCAACGATTCGCCGCGAATTTATCATGAATAACTATATGTATCGCGAAAACGGCATCTATGAGCTAAATCCGCCGGAAATGTGGCATAAAATAGACGGATAA
- a CDS encoding class I SAM-dependent methyltransferase — protein MKLAKILPFTRTLMNLAVNEGDIAVDATVGNGHDTLYLAQRVGESGHVFGFDIQKEAIAATSARLQEHNMLKRVTLFQASHDQLIEKIPAIYHGRITGAIFNLGYLPGGDKRIVTKPDSTIRAIEQLLQIMAKEGIIVVVVYHGHPEGVIERDALLHYTKAIDQKRAHVLKYEFINQMNNPPFIIALEKRA, from the coding sequence ATGAAATTAGCGAAAATTCTCCCTTTTACGCGAACATTGATGAACCTTGCCGTGAACGAAGGGGATATCGCCGTCGACGCCACGGTTGGAAACGGGCATGATACGCTTTATTTGGCACAGCGCGTGGGAGAATCCGGCCACGTGTTCGGCTTTGACATTCAAAAAGAGGCGATTGCGGCAACTTCCGCCCGCCTTCAAGAACATAACATGTTAAAGCGGGTGACGCTATTTCAAGCAAGCCACGATCAACTGATCGAAAAAATTCCCGCTATTTATCATGGCCGCATCACCGGAGCGATATTTAACCTCGGCTACTTGCCAGGTGGCGATAAACGTATTGTAACAAAACCGGATTCCACGATCCGCGCTATTGAGCAACTGCTACAAATTATGGCAAAAGAAGGAATCATCGTCGTTGTCGTTTATCATGGCCATCCAGAAGGCGTCATCGAACGTGACGCGCTTCTTCACTATACAAAAGCGATAGACCAAAAGCGAGCTCACGTATTAAAATATGAATTTATCAACCAAATGAACAACCCGCCCTTTATTATCGCGCTGGAAAAGCGAGCGTGA